TGATGTTAGTATAATATTGTAGACACATTTTCTCGAACATTATAAAATAAAATTAATGGGAAAGGATGTGTCTGATTTGGCAAAAAGATACAATGAAGATTTCAAAAATACAATAGTAGACTTATACAAATCTGGAGAATCTATACCAAAGTTAAGTGACGAATATGGCATAGCAAAATCTACTATAAGTGGCTGGATTAAGAATAAAAAACAAATTACAGTTGATGACAATAAAACTATAACTGTTGAAGAATATAAAAAATTGAAAAAAGAACTTGCTAAAATCAAGGAGGAAAATCAGATATTAAAAAAGGCTATGGCCAT
This region of Caldisalinibacter kiritimatiensis genomic DNA includes:
- a CDS encoding transposase, giving the protein MAKRYNEDFKNTIVDLYKSGESIPKLSDEYGIAKSTISGWIKNKKQITVDDNKTITVEEYKKLKKELAKIKEENQILKKAMAIFAKE